In Nevskiales bacterium, the genomic stretch GAACAGCAGGTGCGCCTCGTCGAAGAAGAACACCAGCTTCGGCTTGTCCGGATCGCCGACCTCGGGCAAATCCTCGAACAGCTCCGACAGCAGCCACAGCAGGAAGGTCGCGTACAGCCGAGGATGCTGCATCAGCCGGTCGGCGGCGAGCACATTCACGTAGCCCTGGCCGCTGGCGTCGCAGCGCATGAAGTCATGGATGTCCAGCGCCGGCTCGCCGAAGAATTTTTCGGCGCCCTGGTTTTCCAGCACCAGCAGCTGGCGCTGGATGGCGCCGACCGTGGCCTTGCTGACGTTGCCGTAGGCGGTGGTGAGTTCGCCGGCGTTCTCGCCGATGAAATTCAGCATCGCGCGCAGATCCTTGAGATCCAGCAGCAGCAAGCCCTGCTCGTCGGCGACCTTGAACGCGATGTTCAGCACGCCCTCCTGGGTGTCGTTCAACTCCAGTAGGCGTGCCAGCAGCAGCGGCCCCATCTCCGACACCGTGGTGCGGACCGGGTGGCCCTGCTCGCCGAACAGGTCCCAGAACACCGTCGGGCAGGCGCGGAAGGCGTAGTGCGCAAGCCCGATCTGCTGCGCGCGCTCGAGCAGCTTCGGCTTGGCCTCGCCCGGCTGGCTGATGCCCGAGAGGTCGCCCTTGATGTCGGCCGCGAACACCGGCACGCCGCGCGCCGACAGCCCCTCCATGATGACCTGCAGCGACACGGTCTTGCCGGTGCCGGTAGCGCCGGCGATCAGGCCGTGGCGGTTGGCGTACTTGAGCAGCAGCGCAGGTGGCGTTTCCGCGCCGCCGAGGGGTATGTTCGTCATGTCCATGGACTGGGGTCCCCGATTCATTGTTCGAGTTCGAGTTGTCCGCGCCGGCACCAGTCGCCATGCGCGATGACGCACGCCACGGCCGGCGGCGCCCTGAACAGATAGATCCAGGCCGCGCCGTAGGCGGTGCCGATCAGGCGCCGCTCATACACTGCCGGATATTCTTCGTATTCGTCCAGCGTACCCAGCTGCGCATCGTCGAGCGCGTAAACCTCACCGTGGATTGCCGTGACGCCCCCGGGAACCGCGGCGGGATATTCGCCCAGGTCGTATAGCGTGTAGTGCGGCTCGGTGACATGCGGGCCAAGGTAACGCGCAGCCTGCATCAGATGGGCGTGGCTTTCGCCCTTGCGCAGCGTGCCGTACACGAACACGCGCGGCATGCGGATTCCTCAGTCCCGGCCTGAGCGCCGGCGCGGCCGCGCACGACGCGGGCCGGACTTCGGCCGGCGACCCGCGAAGGGGTT encodes the following:
- a CDS encoding helicase HerA-like domain-containing protein encodes the protein MTNIPLGGAETPPALLLKYANRHGLIAGATGTGKTVSLQVIMEGLSARGVPVFAADIKGDLSGISQPGEAKPKLLERAQQIGLAHYAFRACPTVFWDLFGEQGHPVRTTVSEMGPLLLARLLELNDTQEGVLNIAFKVADEQGLLLLDLKDLRAMLNFIGENAGELTTAYGNVSKATVGAIQRQLLVLENQGAEKFFGEPALDIHDFMRCDASGQGYVNVLAADRLMQHPRLYATFLLWLLSELFEDLPEVGDPDKPKLVFFFDEAHLLFSDAPKALVDKVAQVVRLVRSKGVGVFFISQNPLDIPDTVLSQLGNRVQHALRAYTPREQKAVRAAAETFRPNPKLDVERVIGELGVGEALVSVLEDK
- a CDS encoding gamma-glutamylcyclotransferase family protein; translated protein: MPRVFVYGTLRKGESHAHLMQAARYLGPHVTEPHYTLYDLGEYPAAVPGGVTAIHGEVYALDDAQLGTLDEYEEYPAVYERRLIGTAYGAAWIYLFRAPPAVACVIAHGDWCRRGQLELEQ